The Fibrobacter sp. genome segment ACCGGCAGGTCCACTTCGATACCGCCAATCTTGTTCATTTCTTCGCGGATGATGTTCACGATCTTCTGGATCACGCGGAAACCCATGGGCATCATGGAATAGATACCGGTAGAAACGGGCTTGATGTAGCCGCCGCGCATCAGGAAGATGTGGCTGGGCATGGTGGCATCGCTCGGCGTTTCGCGGAGCGTCACATAAAAGTACTTGGAGAGTTTCATGGTCTTTCCTTTATAGACAAAATCAGCGGGGCTTGAAAAATCCCTATCGTGGGCGTAAAAATAGTAAATGGGTGGCTTGTTTTCCGCTTTTTTGCTAAATTTGGCATTGAGAAATGGCGTTTTGCCAATTTTAGTCTAAAAGAGGTTGATAAAGATGAAGTCCAAATATTTTGCTCTTGGTGCATGTGCCTTGGCTCTGACCGCCTGCGATATGCTGGGTGGCCCCAAGCAGGTCACTATCGGTCCCAATTCCACGGACGAACAGAAATTCGCCTATATGTTGGGTGCCCAGTTCGGTGGCCAGAACTTTACCATGATTCCCCGCCAGGTTGGTGCTGAACTTTACGAAGACGAAGTGGTCCAGGGTATTTACGATAACATCAAGGCAGAAAAGGATACCACGTTCAAGATGCAGGTACCGGCCGATTCTATGCAGGCCGTTGGCGCCCGTTTCTCGGCAAAGGCCCGTGAACGCATGGAAAAGATGAAACCCGACAGTGCCGCTATTGCAAACATCAATGGCGACCACCTGAAGATGCAGGCCTACATGGATTCCATGTCCAAGGCAATGCCTGTGGAATCCGCTCCCATGCCCACCAAGGCCCCCGTGACTCTGGGTGAGAATGCCAGCGACAACCAGAAGTTTTCTTATATGATCGGTGTGCAGTTTGGTGCTCAGTTCCAGTCTATCGGTAAGCAGTTCAATACGGAATTCGATGCTGACTACTTTGTGCTGGGCGTCCGTGAATCTGCCGCCAAGGTCCGCGACACCACTAAGGCCTTGACTTTGCCCGAAGATTCCCTGAAGGCCGTGGGTACGCGCTTCAACGAAAAGATGAAGGTCATCCGCGAAGAGGCTATCAAGAAACAGCAAGAAGAACAGAAAAAGTTGGAAGCCGAAGTAGCCGAACTGAAGGGCGAAACCCTTGCTAACGGCATGCCCGCAAAGATCAACTTCAAGGTGAAGGCCACGGGCATTTCTACCAAGGCCGAAAACCTGGAAGCCTACGCTGGCAAGCCCCTGCTGATGTTCTACTTCTCCGCTACCTGCGGACACTGCGCCCATGCCGCACCCCAGCTGGTGGAAATCGCCAAGGAATTTAATCCCAAGGGCCTGACCTCCGTGGCTATCGCAAGCGGTGGAAACAACAAGTCCGGCATCCGTCGTTTCTCTGACGATGCC includes the following:
- a CDS encoding redoxin domain-containing protein, with translation MKSKYFALGACALALTACDMLGGPKQVTIGPNSTDEQKFAYMLGAQFGGQNFTMIPRQVGAELYEDEVVQGIYDNIKAEKDTTFKMQVPADSMQAVGARFSAKARERMEKMKPDSAAIANINGDHLKMQAYMDSMSKAMPVESAPMPTKAPVTLGENASDNQKFSYMIGVQFGAQFQSIGKQFNTEFDADYFVLGVRESAAKVRDTTKALTLPEDSLKAVGTRFNEKMKVIREEAIKKQQEEQKKLEAEVAELKGETLANGMPAKINFKVKATGISTKAENLEAYAGKPLLMFYFSATCGHCAHAAPQLVEIAKEFNPKGLTSVAIASGGNNKSGIRRFSDDAKFEGAFDVLWDESRQFGELYSDGYVPKVYLVNPDGSYKLYAAFEREKEDLKKEIAELLNGKPVEWKVEAPAVDTAKVDTPAVAQPAPAKADASTGSATAKPAEAKPAEAKPAAK